GGTGTGTAAAGTAAGGAATGTGAGTGTTCTCAAAATGAGCCAGAACAAGATAGAAGGCATATGCAAAAGACAGAAATATAGGCTCCCAAGCCAGTTGGCCTGCGTTTTATAAGCTGCTCTGTTTTCTAGCCCATTATTAATCACTTCCTAGCTTAGTAAGTAATGCAACTTGAGTACCaactctccatgcctcagtttcttcatgtataaaatggaaacaacaacAGGACCAACGTCACAGAACTGCCGTTAGGATTAAATCAGCTGCCTCACACAAGCAGGAACagtccctggcacacagcaagtgctcaataaatgctggcaattACTATTACGATCATGACCATTAGAAACAGATAAAGAATCTGAAGCTATTTACtttgttcaacaaacatttcttcagtttttttttttaatatatataaacaggTTGGTCTCAGAACTCATAATCTATTGTGAAAGACAGGCCATATTAATAACCCAAGGCAGATAGTAATGTCTGGCAAAGGAGAGAGTAAAAACATAGTGCCAAGTGAAGACTGGGGGGAATATGTGAAAAGCACTTACATACCAAAGTAACAACAGAACCTTGTATGTTGTTCCAAAGGTAAAGGAACAATGAGGGGTGTTTATAAGAAACAAGAGAAGCACAGGTTTACATTGAAGAGACTTCACAGAGATTATCCCACCTCTTCTGTCTGTAACCCAGAGACAACAAGTGTCAGGTTCCCTAATTCTACACAGGTTTCTGTCCATGATTCCATGATTCCAGAACTGGTATTTCTCAGTAGTATTATAACAAAGACTTCTGAACTGATGGACATTAGGGAGACTTGGTCCTTTCCTAAAATGTCTATGATCCTAAAATATCCCCCTGTGGCACTTTTGTTTAGTAAGTATGGACACTACCTGAAAATGCTCAAGTCACTTGTTTAAAAGACAATCTCCACGAGCACCCATAAGAAAATACCTCATATTTAAGGGAGATAGTTTGCAAAATGTTCCTAAGTAACTGCTTCACCTTCCCAGCCCAAAAAATAAGCCTAGTGTCAATACTTCCAAATGGCAGAGAAGGCTCAGAGTGTAAATTCAAACATCACAGAGCAAGTTAAGTACCACACATCGTGCCCAGTCTTTGCACCAAATTTAACTGCCTAAACTTGACTACTCTAATTGCTCACTGTCATAAGGTGTCTCAGTATCTTATagtgaatcaaaaaaaaaaaaaaagcatttgtaaAAGAATAAAGTAATGCCAATGTGTCTCAATCTTTACTTCTCTTCTAATATACCTGAAAAGTTACTACCTTTCCATGAATAAGAATTACAGGAGTACCACCTCCCATGTAGTTCTCATCCAAGTTGGTTTTTAGGGTTTACATGATTTAAGTCATTAATCTTTACTATAACCCAATCAGTAACAATTATCCTTATTGAATAACctgggcacagagaaggtaagtaagCTGCCCAAGGCTCTGACAGCATTTAAGTAACAACAAAGAGGATCTGAATCTAAGGGATCTGGTCCAGAGTTTGAACTTTTATCACTGCAGCAATTTTCAGATGGGGACCATTTGCTCTGTACcttaaaaatcagtaataaacTGCATAAAGGGGATTTGAATTTGAACATTTGTTCCATCACGGGTCGCAGTACTTTGTCATACAGTCAGTGTTTTTACTCTCTTCttcacctttaaaattttttattagagAAAAGAGTGCCTATTTCTCACAGAGTTGCTAAAAAGTTTGTATAGATAAAATATCATCTTAATTACCAGGTACTCAAATATCAGTAGATTGGCAGCACTGAAAAGTCAAGAGACAATTGTGTATTAACACAACAGCAGGCTGCCAACTCAAATGGTCTCAGTTGTCAGCCCATCCCCAATACTTGTTCAGAAAGTTTACTTACACAATGATGTTATTAATAGGGATATGGATCAGTTTCACAAAAAAGCCAATGAATCCCATTATAGCAAATCCTATTGCTGTTGCCATGGCAATCTTCTGGAAttctagatttaaaaatacaaaatttatattaatttttcactGTCATTGCAAACGTAAAAGAAAACACTGGagcaacaaaaataaacttaCTGGC
This portion of the Manis javanica isolate MJ-LG chromosome 6, MJ_LKY, whole genome shotgun sequence genome encodes:
- the SEC61G gene encoding protein transport protein Sec61 subunit gamma, encoding MDQVMQFVEPSRQFVKDSIRLVKRCTKPDRKEFQKIAMATAIGFAIMGFIGFFVKLIHIPINNIIVGG